The Afipia massiliensis genome has a segment encoding these proteins:
- a CDS encoding DUF899 domain-containing protein, which produces MQTHKIASKDEWLSARKALLTREKELTRLRDKISEERRTLPWVKVEKTYVFDTPQGKKTLADLFEGRSQLIIKHFMLAPGQLEGCVGCSFEADHVEGALVHLEHHDVTYVAVARAPLSEIETYKKRMGWHFTWVSSANSDFNYDFNVSFTPDQVANGKVYYNYEATEVPIEDLSGNSVFIKSENGEIFHTYSTYGRGLEEILGTYMYLDITPKGRNENGPNNDLTDWVRLHDRYDSGGYVDATDRYRAPDGEHACCAPAKQDS; this is translated from the coding sequence ATGCAAACGCACAAGATCGCCTCAAAAGACGAATGGCTGTCCGCGCGCAAGGCTTTGCTCACCAGAGAGAAGGAATTGACCCGGCTGCGCGACAAGATCAGCGAAGAGCGCCGCACCCTGCCCTGGGTAAAGGTAGAGAAGACTTACGTTTTCGATACACCGCAAGGAAAGAAGACACTGGCCGACCTGTTCGAAGGCCGCAGCCAGTTGATCATCAAGCACTTCATGCTGGCGCCCGGCCAGCTCGAAGGCTGCGTCGGCTGCTCGTTCGAGGCCGATCACGTCGAGGGCGCGCTGGTGCATCTTGAACATCACGACGTCACCTATGTCGCAGTGGCGCGCGCGCCGCTTTCCGAAATCGAGACTTACAAGAAGCGCATGGGCTGGCACTTCACATGGGTGTCATCCGCCAACAGTGACTTCAATTACGACTTCAACGTCTCGTTCACGCCGGACCAGGTTGCGAACGGCAAGGTCTATTACAACTACGAGGCGACCGAAGTTCCAATCGAGGATCTCTCCGGCAACAGCGTCTTCATCAAGAGCGAGAACGGCGAGATCTTCCATACCTATTCGACCTACGGCCGCGGGCTGGAAGAAATTCTCGGTACCTACATGTATCTCGACATCACGCCGAAAGGCCGCAACGAGAATGGCCCGAACAACGACCTGACCGACTGGGTCCGGCTTCACGACCGCTACGACAGCGGCGGATATGTCGATGCCACCGACCGTTACCGTGCACCCGACGGCGAACACGCCTGCTGCGCGCCCGCCAAACAGGACTCGTAA
- a CDS encoding VOC family protein, producing the protein MTRPPSTARRRDLLDRNDVNVIPIPGGATNLYSLAFHIAWGQAETIVMQRSVAMLKASHAFSGFSTNDIGKAKEFYGRTLGLEVSEEHGLLNLHLGGGGDVLIYPKANHAPATFTVLNFPVDDVDKTVDELTKRGVRFEIYTEPSIKTDAKGISRDNGGPTIAWFKDPAGNILSVLDVNGAM; encoded by the coding sequence ATGACCAGGCCGCCTAGCACGGCCCGTCGCCGCGATCTCCTCGACCGGAATGACGTCAATGTCATTCCGATCCCCGGCGGCGCAACCAATCTCTACTCCCTCGCGTTTCACATCGCGTGGGGGCAGGCAGAAACCATCGTGATGCAAAGGAGTGTAGCCATGTTGAAAGCAAGTCATGCGTTCAGCGGCTTCTCGACCAATGACATCGGCAAGGCCAAGGAATTCTACGGCCGCACACTGGGACTTGAAGTGTCCGAAGAGCACGGACTCCTGAACCTGCATCTGGGCGGCGGCGGCGATGTGCTGATCTATCCGAAAGCCAACCACGCCCCGGCGACTTTCACCGTGCTCAATTTCCCGGTCGACGACGTCGACAAGACGGTCGATGAACTGACGAAACGCGGCGTCCGGTTCGAAATTTACACCGAGCCCAGCATCAAGACCGACGCGAAAGGCATCTCGCGTGACAACGGCGGACCCACCATCGCCTGGTTCAAGGACCCCGCAGGCAATATCCTGTCGGTGCTCGACGTCAACGGCGCGATGTAG
- a CDS encoding YjfB family protein has translation MDVMSIVSSMMAMQAANTQQQIATSVMKQNIDSEKSVLQLLQPAANNPPGVGGNLDISA, from the coding sequence ATGGACGTAATGAGCATCGTTAGCAGCATGATGGCCATGCAGGCTGCCAATACCCAGCAGCAGATCGCAACCAGCGTCATGAAGCAGAACATCGATTCGGAAAAATCGGTGCTGCAACTGCTCCAGCCCGCCGCGAACAATCCGCCGGGCGTCGGTGGTAATCTCGATATTTCGGCCTGA
- a CDS encoding VOC family protein translates to MTSHGHFHWNELVTPDAERAMQFYKTTIGWTFEPMPMEDGATYWVAYANGEMAAGIFPTNRPAFEGVPEGWMPYLAVDDVDARVKTAIASGAQLMRPIFDVPHVGRIAILTEPGGAGIGWITPVS, encoded by the coding sequence ATGACGTCGCACGGACACTTCCACTGGAATGAACTGGTGACGCCCGATGCGGAGCGCGCCATGCAGTTCTACAAGACGACCATCGGATGGACGTTCGAGCCGATGCCAATGGAAGACGGCGCAACCTACTGGGTCGCCTATGCGAACGGCGAAATGGCCGCCGGAATCTTTCCAACCAACCGCCCGGCCTTCGAGGGTGTCCCCGAAGGCTGGATGCCATATCTGGCGGTCGATGATGTCGATGCGCGGGTGAAGACAGCCATTGCATCCGGCGCGCAACTGATGCGGCCGATTTTCGATGTGCCGCACGTCGGCCGCATCGCGATCCTGACCGAGCCCGGCGGTGCCGGTATCGGGTGGATCACGCCGGTCTCCTGA
- a CDS encoding DUF1428 domain-containing protein, producing MQYVDGFVLPVPKKNMKAYTAMAKLACKVWLDHGALDYRECVAEDVKPGKVTSFPQSVKLKAGETVVFSWITYKSRKHRDSVMKKVMADPRLAKMMNDPKNMPFDGKRMFWGGFDTFVTA from the coding sequence ATGCAGTATGTCGATGGATTTGTTCTGCCGGTCCCGAAGAAGAACATGAAAGCCTACACGGCCATGGCCAAGCTGGCCTGCAAGGTCTGGCTCGATCACGGTGCTCTCGATTATCGCGAATGCGTTGCCGAAGACGTCAAGCCCGGCAAGGTCACTTCGTTTCCGCAAAGCGTGAAGCTGAAGGCCGGTGAGACCGTCGTTTTCTCCTGGATCACCTACAAGTCGCGCAAGCATCGCGACAGCGTGATGAAAAAAGTGATGGCGGATCCGCGCCTCGCAAAAATGATGAACGATCCGAAGAATATGCCATTCGACGGCAAGCGCATGTTCTGGGGCGGCTTCGACACCTTCGTTACGGCATAG
- a CDS encoding VOC family protein: MQPFTTCLWFDGRAEEAAKFYTSIFKDSKIGSIARYGKNMPGKEGSVVTVELELNGQKFLALNGGPHFQFTPAISVMVNCETQEEIDHYWEKLLEGGSPQQCGWLTDKFGLTWQIVPAEIAGMWKNGTPVQTQKMMEALMKMIKLDIKTLKQAYDQAA; the protein is encoded by the coding sequence ATGCAGCCATTCACCACATGCCTCTGGTTCGACGGCAGAGCCGAAGAAGCCGCGAAGTTCTACACATCCATCTTCAAGGATTCGAAGATTGGCAGTATCGCGCGCTACGGAAAGAATATGCCCGGGAAAGAGGGGTCCGTCGTGACCGTCGAACTCGAACTGAACGGCCAGAAATTTCTTGCCCTCAACGGCGGGCCGCACTTCCAGTTCACACCCGCGATCTCCGTTATGGTCAACTGCGAAACTCAGGAAGAAATCGATCACTACTGGGAGAAACTTCTGGAAGGCGGCTCTCCGCAACAATGCGGCTGGCTGACCGACAAGTTCGGCCTGACGTGGCAGATCGTTCCTGCCGAGATTGCAGGCATGTGGAAGAACGGCACGCCCGTGCAAACACAAAAGATGATGGAAGCCTTGATGAAGATGATCAAGCTCGACATCAAAACCCTGAAACAAGCCTATGACCAGGCCGCCTAG
- a CDS encoding 3-hydroxybutyryl-CoA dehydrogenase, protein MAAIKTVGVIGSGQMGNGIAHVAALAGFNVVLYDVSADRLKSAMATINGNLTRQVTKKTITEDAHKHALARITSSDSLDGLAACDLVIETAVEKEEVKRKIFHDLCAVLRPEAIIASNTSSISITRLAASTDRPEKFIGIHFMNPVPVMELAELIRGIATDDATFDAARAFVTAMGKQIAVSEDFPAFIVNRILLPMINEAIYTLYEGVGNVEAIDAAMKLGAHHPMGPLELADFIGLDTCLSIMQVLHEGLADSKYRPCPLLVKYVEAGWLGRKSQRGFYDYRGDKPVPTR, encoded by the coding sequence ATGGCAGCGATCAAGACCGTTGGTGTGATTGGGTCGGGGCAGATGGGCAACGGCATCGCGCATGTTGCTGCGCTCGCCGGGTTCAATGTCGTACTTTACGATGTGTCCGCCGATCGCCTGAAATCCGCGATGGCCACCATCAACGGCAACCTGACGCGTCAGGTCACAAAGAAGACCATCACCGAAGACGCGCACAAGCATGCGCTCGCCAGAATCACCTCGTCCGACAGCCTCGACGGTCTGGCCGCCTGCGATCTCGTGATCGAGACGGCGGTTGAAAAGGAAGAGGTCAAGCGCAAGATCTTCCACGATCTCTGCGCGGTCCTGAGGCCCGAGGCGATTATCGCGTCGAACACGTCATCAATCTCGATCACCCGGTTGGCGGCCTCGACGGACCGGCCTGAGAAATTCATCGGCATTCATTTCATGAATCCGGTCCCGGTCATGGAACTGGCCGAACTGATCCGCGGCATCGCCACCGACGACGCGACGTTTGATGCTGCGCGCGCCTTTGTCACCGCGATGGGCAAGCAGATTGCCGTCTCCGAAGATTTTCCGGCTTTCATCGTCAACCGCATTCTGCTGCCGATGATCAACGAGGCGATCTACACGCTCTATGAGGGCGTCGGGAACGTCGAAGCCATCGACGCTGCGATGAAGCTCGGCGCGCACCATCCGATGGGGCCGCTCGAACTGGCCGATTTCATCGGCCTCGATACCTGTCTGTCGATCATGCAGGTGCTGCACGAGGGACTGGCCGATTCGAAGTATCGTCCGTGCCCGCTGCTGGTGAAGTATGTCGAAGCTGGCTGGCTTGGCCGCAAGTCGCAACGCGGTTTCTACGATTACCGTGGCGACAAGCCGGTTCCGACGCGGTAA